One window of the Burkholderia sp. FERM BP-3421 genome contains the following:
- a CDS encoding DUF1479 domain-containing protein — MRFDIEDVPAAIRATKQTLRAALPERTRVFRELEGELARQVDEIRRDEALGRDVIPVLHSADIASNRVAPGAPAAIRRRGACVIRGVFDAQQARDWNDEIDAYVDANRLDARLAHRAEDRYFGALASSRPQIYGIYWSRPQVLARQSVELTRVRAFLNGLWRAHAGLDPSRVPAYADRLRRRPPGSASLGLSPHVDGGSVERWLGPNFRQVYRHVLAGDWRGYDPYDPAFRPEAEEIPSPAVCSMFRTFQGWTALTAQGPGDGTLQLIPVANAMAYVLLRALQDDVADDDLCGARPARALSILPEWHALLLDALVPIPAMQPGDAVFWHCDVVHAVEDQHRGSGYSNVMYIAAAPACAKNSAYVRRQWASFARGESPPDFPADHFETDFAGRGMAVDLSALGREQMGAEPA, encoded by the coding sequence ATGCGCTTCGACATCGAGGATGTGCCGGCGGCCATCCGTGCGACCAAGCAGACCTTGCGCGCCGCGCTGCCCGAGCGCACTCGGGTGTTCCGCGAACTGGAAGGCGAACTCGCGCGCCAGGTCGACGAGATCCGCCGCGATGAGGCGCTTGGGCGCGACGTCATTCCCGTGCTGCATTCTGCCGACATCGCGTCGAACCGGGTCGCGCCCGGCGCGCCGGCGGCGATCCGTCGTCGCGGCGCCTGCGTGATCCGAGGCGTATTCGACGCGCAGCAGGCGCGCGACTGGAACGACGAGATCGATGCGTACGTCGACGCGAACCGCCTCGACGCGCGGCTCGCGCACCGGGCCGAGGATCGGTATTTCGGCGCGCTGGCGTCGAGCCGGCCGCAGATCTACGGCATCTACTGGTCGCGGCCGCAGGTCCTCGCGCGGCAGTCGGTCGAACTGACCCGGGTGCGGGCGTTCCTGAACGGCCTGTGGCGCGCGCACGCGGGCCTCGATCCGTCGCGCGTGCCGGCCTACGCCGATCGTCTGCGTCGCCGCCCGCCCGGATCGGCGTCGCTCGGCTTGTCGCCGCACGTCGACGGCGGCTCGGTCGAGCGCTGGCTCGGCCCGAACTTCCGGCAGGTCTACCGGCATGTGCTGGCGGGCGATTGGCGCGGCTACGATCCGTACGATCCCGCATTCCGGCCCGAGGCCGAGGAGATTCCGTCGCCCGCCGTGTGCTCGATGTTCCGCACCTTCCAGGGCTGGACCGCGCTGACGGCGCAAGGCCCGGGCGATGGCACGCTGCAGCTGATCCCAGTGGCCAATGCGATGGCCTACGTGCTGCTGCGCGCCCTGCAGGATGACGTGGCCGACGACGACCTGTGCGGCGCCCGCCCGGCGCGCGCGCTGTCGATCCTGCCCGAATGGCATGCGCTGCTGCTCGACGCGCTCGTGCCGATCCCGGCGATGCAGCCGGGGGACGCGGTGTTCTGGCATTGCGACGTGGTTCATGCGGTGGAGGACCAGCATCGCGGCAGTGGTTACAGCAACGTGATGTACATCGCGGCCGCGCCCGCCTGCGCGAAGAACAGCGCCTATGTGCGCCGCCAGTGGGCGAGCTTCGCGCGCGGCGAGAGCCCGCCGGATTTCCCCGCCGATCATTTCGAGACTGATTTCGCGGGGCGCGGCATGGCTGTCGACCTGAGCGCGCTCGGCCGCGAGCAGATGGGCGCCGAGCCGGCCTGA